The Rhizoctonia solani chromosome 1, complete sequence sequence CGTTGCTGATCTGCACTTGACGCTTGACCTGGGTGCCGCAGTTGCCGCACGAGCGATAGAGCTTGCCAAAGTCCTGGACGCAGTACGAGTCGATCTTGACGAGACCTGCGGGGTATATAAGTTAGAAGGGATTGGTTGAGATTAGCGGTTTATGCATGCAATTTACCTCCGCCGTTGTGCTGGACGACCTTGTCAGATGCGCTCTTTGCGCCACCACCGGTGATAGTGGTCGTACCGGAGCTCTGCCTAATAGTGATTGCATCCTCGCAGACGTCCTCGAACCAGACGTTGCGGATGGTGCAGGGTCCTTGGCAGTGGACGCCCTCGTTCTGGTCGGCACCGATTACGGCGTTCCTTTGAGTGGCCTGTGTGAGTACAAAATACAATATTAGCTTGAACGAGCAACTTACAAGAGAGTGGCTCCGGACTCGAGAATGAAGACGGCGTCCTTGGTTCCACCTTCCTTCTGACCACCGCACTTGACGCCGCGACCGTAGCGGAGGTTCTTGCCTAATAAGTGGCGCATGTATGAATACCAACGTGACATATAGGCTACGTTATGACACTTACCATCAAAGGACTCGCCGGCCTTGATGGTGCGAGCTGCGGAAAGTTTGACGTTCGTCGAGGCGGACGGGTTAGGGAACGAGCAGCTAGCTGCACGCTTCTCAGAAGGAGCAGCAAGTGCAGTTTGAGCAAGCACGCCGGCAATGACAGTGAGAGTAGTGAACGAGATTTGGACCATGTTTGGAAGCGAGAGTGAGGATTTAGGAAGAAGTAGCAGTGTTATGAAGGCTATCTGGAATGATACAAAGCTCGAATATCGGTGCTGATGGTGAAGTTTGAATGTACCCCACTCTATTTATGCGTTGTTGAAAGTCTTCTCATTGATACCGGGCCAAGCGAATTTTGCCGTTAGCGGAACAACCGAAACATCTGGATGCTGGCTAATGGACAATATGCTTCTGCCACCTCATACTTCTAAACCATGAAAGCGCATCATGTTATTTTCACCATGGTCAAAGGCTCAGAGTCATCTCAACGAATTCATTTGTGGGGTAGATTTCATTTTGGACGGGTGGCAACATGACGTGTCTGTCGATTGCACACTGTTGGCTTGGCCACACTAATGATTGGCAGAGTGCTGCTATTCTGCTTTGTGGATATTTACATAGGTTACATGCTACACTTGATTCTAGCCATGACCTTCAGGAATTTATCAGGAGGTGTTCAAGCTTTGCCTGGCTCATTAATATCAGGGCTTGGTGCAGCTGCATTTGATTCGCCCGCGCTTGGCTACGTATGTGTATTTCACGGTATGGTCAAATATGTTACATGCTTGTTTCCAGCGACAGCTTCTTGCTAACTTGACCGGTTGCGCCAGCACGGCCCCTTTCCCCGGGCCGGATTCAATCGACAATAGCTTGCTAGCACATATGAAAACACTAACACGTCAACGAAAGCTTGGCGCAACGACCAGCCGGAGAAGGCAAATAGATCGCGGTTGTACGTGCTAAGCGAATAGGTTCTGTTTATTTCATTGATTGGGTACAGGGCCACCAACGCGACTCGGGTGTAGTATTCATATTGCACCAAATTTGGATGTACATGGCGTTGATAATCCCACAATGGTCTGTTTTACCAAAATCATATCTAGGGTAGATTGAGGTGTACCCGAATTCTTGCTCTTGTAGTAGTGTGTGCTTACTTCCTCTACATTGTCATCCTTCTTGATCTTACATCCTTGACCGCGCCGCATGTCCCAGTGCGACCCCACCGCCCTTATGGCCATAAAGTCCCCTGAATTGAGTGGCCTGTCACCATACTTATCGGGTTTCTCTATCTATGTTTTTATCAGCACTTATATATTTTCTGCATTGATACTCTTTTTTCCATAGCTCTTTCGTTTTCATAAGGGCATATGCATACCCAGGACTTGCAGAGCTCTACACGCGATCACGTAACAATTGGTCGATCCCTCATTGACTGTCTTCATGTCAGAATTCTTGATTCCACGGGCAATTGAACTTTACAATACATGTGTCTCTATTATACAAATACACATGCGTGTACATTATAGGCTCTGGTATTACAAGGAACCATCGGAGCCCAGGTCAAGATAATGAGCTCAGCTAGATCGATTTTATCGGTCATTTGAACTTGTTGCTTTTAACACGTGGTGTTTTTTAAAAATTATAAATCATACTCAACTACTCGCTAGCTCATGCTGAAGCCTTATCTTTTTACTCGAAGAAGCTGCTGCCTACTGAGTACCCCGCACATACACCACCATGACTA is a genomic window containing:
- a CDS encoding pectate lyase; the protein is MVQISFTTLTVIAGVLAQTALAAPSEKRAASCSFPNPSASTNVKLSAARTIKAGESFDGKNLRYGRGVKCGGQKEGGTKDAVFILESGATLLNAVIGADQNEGVHCQGPCTIRNVWFEDVCEDAITIRQSSGTTTITGGGAKSASDKVVQHNGGGLVKIDSYCVQDFGKLYRSCGNCGTQVKRQVQISNVIARNGKLLAGVNSNYGDVATIDTKTNSYTSLTSVCDTFQGNNSGAEPSTLTKNKSNANCKF